tttgttgttaaaaaaaactattattaaatttcatttgttcgTTTGCAAACAATCTTTATAGAAACTGGTCTACAGCAGTCGTTAACTCTGATGATGGATGCGATGCGTGACTTTCTGCATAACTTTCGCACAGCTGAAACGTTGAGAGCACCTGAAACAGCCGTTGCCCATTCGAGTAGCAGCAATGATGACGAAGAGGAAGGATCCAGCGACTATGTGGATTAGAGTAGTCCACAGTCCTGGTCTACAAATATATTCATGCTTAtcacatattatattattattaatcccCTCACATCTACTTAAAGACGATAACTTGCACGACATTTTCtatcaagaaaaaaaaaacaaaaaaggataAAAACAGTTTACTATTTGTAATTGCATCCAGGCATCGCTTCTTGGGCAGCGTCGTCCTTAGAGCAGCGCTCTTCGagtgttttttaaaaacacattGTTGTTTTCCTCTTACGCTTATTATATGCGCCAGtcacaaaaaatttgaatatttaagtaaTGTTTATTACGCCTGTGTattcaacaaaacaaaacctaTGTAATGCATTAATCAAATTTCTTGTCAAAGCtttagaacaaaaaaaaagtaaaataaatgcaatggtgtcattgaaactgaaacatGTATTTCACCTTTAGCTTAAAGAatgttttattgatttttatgaatGCCTTCAGTTTTTACGCTTATCAATTATAACAAACAGATTTTTTCATCAATATTAGTTTTCATGTTTTCACTTCTTTTACATGTAATCAATCATTTTGCGGTTATTgcaatatatgtaaatattactaCGACAAGttcaaattcatatatttaattgggTTTAGGTTTAGATCGGTATTCAATGAAGCGCCGTttggtgtgtgtatgtgtgtgtttgtatgtgtataaAAGTGTATAATTATGATAATCTTGTAGAAGTAATGCACCTTATAAAAAGTTCAACTGGCAGACAtttggttgttgttcttgttgttgttgctgtttgtgtaTAGGTCTTTTAGCTTAATTCAAAAGTCAGAATCCGAATCACACTTGAAATTAAAGATATTTGGccaaaatgattaatttttgCGTATTGCtattgatatacaaaatacgtTTTTAGACAACTTTAGAGCTTAACACAGAAAATCATTACTAACGGCTAAGCAATACTATAGCGTGGAATACGTGatcgcatatatatatagaaatacatagaaaacaaaacttgaaaaacgacaaaataataataggtTAAGGCGCGGCATTAATCTGTGTTGTATCTGCCACTTTTTACATCGAAACGATTATGATTATGTCATGGTACCAAAGACAGGATTATGACGGCAGATGCTGGGTCCATATTCCTCATAGGCAGCCTTAGTGTGACACACCTGATAGAACTCCGGCTGAAAGCAAATACGAATGGTAAATCTCTCTTCTTTTTAACAGTAAATATTGTCTTACCGTTGAGGCCAACATGCTGCCTCCAAACCAAACAGCATAACGCTGCATATGATGCGTAATCACCTGCACATCGATGGGCTTTGGCTACAAAATAACAGATTATTACAATGTTTGTAAAAGAATCTATCTAATTATACATACCTTAATGCGACCCTCCGAAAGGTTTTCGCTAATACGCAAGCGTGTGTCCACCGATCTCTTAATGTCGCGTTGCAAACGCCGGCCAAAGTCCTTGAACATGGTCGAGCCACCGCTCAATACAATATTGTTGTAGAGTGGACGCCGCACATCAATGGGGCAGTTTTGTATGACATTGTCAACAATCTCTGACAGCGGTATGGTAAAGTCGGGGTTGGAAAATTCGGGATGGAAGAAGATTTCTGGACCGAGAAAACGTTCATAGCCCACATCGACACTGAAGGGTTGCTTGGTGACGGTATTGAGGCCGGTATAATTGCGAATCCATTTGTTTGGCTCCGTATCATACTTGGCAAACTCTTTGGCAATGTCTGGACAAATGTAGCAATGCTTCTCTTTGATCGCTTTGGCAGTTTCGAGGCTCTGTTCAGGCGGTATGCCCACCTCGCGTTCACGCAGCAAACTTTGAATAAACGATGTAATGTTGCGGCCAGCAATCGGTATATGCTTAATGCACGATCCAATCACATAACCTTCCGCCTgtcagcaaaacaaaacgatgTCATGAAAATAGTAAGCGATAAGATATCGAAATATTGCGCTCTCTTCAACATACCACAGGTATGACGTGCGTCACACCATCACCACTGTCCACCACAATACCAGTCAGTGTGCGCTCCTCGGCGGATCTGGATGCCCAACTGGCAGCCAAAGCTAGCACCGCCTGCACCGCAATATAGAGACCAGGAACATTGAATGTCTCAAACATGATTTCGGCAGTGTATTCACGATTCTCGGGCGTATTAAGCGGCGGCTCTGTTAACAGAAAATAATGATCCTCTGGCTCCGCACGCAAATACTTGAAGACGCATTGCTCCAGAAACCGTTCCATCAAATCCCAATCTTCCACCAATCCATGTCGCACTGgatactataaaataaataagaaggTTCAATTCATTGTcttatatataaagaatattcaCTTACTTTAATGGAATAGCCGGTGGCATCGAAGGCTTCGTCACCGATAAAAAAGTCCAAGTCCTCGATACCTTTTGTGATGCGTCGCGCATTGTTGTCACCAACACGAGCGGACTCCTTAATAGCAATTGCAGAGGGAATTATGAACTGGGGCTCCTTGTTGCCAGCAAAACCCAGTTTCGAGTACCTGCACAAACCGAGAttacacataaattaaaatctgaTTCATtatcaaacaacaaaagcagacaGCAGAAACTTACCCGGTGCCCACATCAATTACGCATGCCGGTAGCCTGCCTGTCATCGTGTCTTGAGGATTTACTTCTAGTTAACTATGGAGCGCGATGAATTACACTTTAAGCTCAAGTTACACAGCActtgcaaatgaattttacGTTTGATAAACAGCcaagtttataaattttcaaccACACCTCCTCCAGCAACGCGATGTGTCATTTAGAAAACTTCGCTCTTTGTCACtcctctcacacacacatacgacaTACTCATACATGAATGAATAAGTTGCAGTGTTGCATTCGTCAAATATGAGTTTTACAGCACTAtccaaataaagcaaataaatctcGGCAATACTGTCGGATTTATATCGACCAAAATCTGTGTGCTTGATTTAAATCtgaaatttagaatttaaaatattaatgcaGCATATCTTAAAATGACATAAATTAAAGTCAACATTCAAAGAATATTTGCTGTGAAGATTCACAACATTGCgaaaaatatatcgatattgctGCAGCTCTATAAGTATCGATACTTCTCCGAAGTACGTTCGGACTCGGAAATTTCGGCGGTGTTGTGTGGCTGTCACAGCCTTTTTCCACGTTTTTTCCTATTGGCACATTTTTTTGCTATTGTCATTATTTCTGCTGGTgtgtcaattgcaattgacaaTTGAACGAAAAATCGTGCGTATTTCGGGTGCTTTGTGGGAGCTTCTTTGTTTCTGCGGCAGCAATCACTGCGATAAAACCGGCGAATTGGACAAACCACATACGCGAAAATGGAGGCACAGAAATTGACGGAACTGTTGCGCGCAACGATTGATCCGAATCCCGAGCAAAGGAAAGCAGCCGAGGACCAATTGGCACAAGTAAGCGAAGCCTTGTTATTAAAACCAGTTAGCTGCAATAATGACACAACAAGCGCATCATTCCCTCCACTTTAAAGTAATGCcatttggttgctgctgtagcCCAAAACCATGtgcttttttaattgttcGCTTTTAACCTCTTCCCTCCCTGTTGCTGCCTATCAATGCTCACACTGGATAtatgctagtgtgtgtgtgtatatgcaCATTTGTATGTAGTTGCGGCTGTGCTTTAGTCAATATTAAGTTTATAGTATCCAAAAAAGAACGATTATTTTGTTGgcattaaagcaaatttttgcTGTAtggtaaataattgaataggGGCAACAAGTAATACAGGCCAATAGGAAGCGCTCGGCAATTTTTACATACAAATGCAGTTTCGCAATCTCaatcacatgtgtgtgtgtgtttactgcACTGTGTGTTACGGTTTATTTACAATCAATCATTTGAtgtaatattacaaaattactGTAATTGTCTGTTGAAAAATTCTCCCAAAATTTGTGGGAAAAACATCGATGACGAGCGCATATGATCATGAATTTATGTCAATGaattaatatttctatttattctaATTCAAGTTTCAAGTATACTTAGTTTgcatattcaatataatatgGTTAAACATTTTTCGTGGCTTTAATGGTTTGTGTCTTAGCTCTCTAACTTATTCAAtttggagtttttttttaatatcgcAAACTATCCCGaagatttatttttgaaacgATCACTTAAGAATATAAGAATCTCTGATTTCAAACTATTTAACTACCCagtaataaatgtaattatctACAGAAATAACGAATTCCAAGTCTGTCACGCCTTGGTATTTAATTGGCagtaattaaacatttattcaaTTGTGCTTGTACCACTGTTCAAGAGCCTCTAGACTTGTGGCTGAGTCAGCTTCTAACGATTTCCATGCCCCGCCTTATTCAATCGGTTAATTGTCTTTATCAGCATATATTgcaaactgctgctgctaccaGGGCACGTTGATTGGAGCTTCTTTAATGGGAAAACGCAtgctatttaaatatgtatttatgtataagtAATCGCATATATATATGAGTAGTCAAAATGTgcttggaatttttaaatgctgCCCGGATTGGTAGTAGGATCGAAATAAACAGGTGCTACATGTGTTACGCTGCTGCTTGGTATTGTTTTATCAATACAATGTGCAGATTCTTTTCGCACTGGCACGCGAAATGTTAGCCTAGAGAAtcacattactcatacgccatgttaTGCGGCAGCTGTGTAAACAAACTGTTGACGGCAGCCgggaaaaatactaaatgctCTCTCTCACACCTCTCGCACATTTTCCACCCACTTTTAGATACACAAAATCATTGGTTTTGTGCCGACTATATTGCAAATCGTCATGCAAACATCGCTCGACCAGCCAGTTCGTCAAGCCGGCGCTGTTTATCTAAAGAATCTTATCAATAGCAGCTGGTCGGATCATGAAACCAAGCCCGGCGAGCCGATACCATTCTCCATTCACGAGCAGGATCGCGCCATGATTCGCGGATCCATTGTCGATGCTATTGTCCACGCTCCAGAGCTCATCAGGTAAGAACACAACTATAACATATCAGTTTTGAATTGAATCTAAATCCAAAAAAAACCTATTACAGAGTTCAGCTGTCTGTGTGCGTAAATCACATCATCAAGAGTGATTTCCCCGGACGTTGGCCACAGGTGGTTGACAACATTAGCATCTATTTGCAAAATCCTGATGTGAATGGCTGGAATGGCGCCTTGGTCACCATGTATCAGTTGGTCAAAACGTACGAATACAAACGTTTCGAGGAGCGTACACCACTTAATGAGGCAATGAATCTGTTGTTGCCCATGATTTATCAGCTGATGATGACGCTGCTCAACGATCAGTCGGAGCAATCGGTGTtgctgcaaaagcaaatactCAAAATCTATTATGCACTGACACAGTACAGTTTGCCGCTAGATCTCATCACTAAGGAAATTTTCTCGCAATGGATGGAAATTTGCCGGCAGATTGCAGATCGCGCTGTGCCCGATTGTTCGCATTTGGATGATGATGAGCGCACTGAATTCCCCTACTGGAAGACAAAGAAATGGGCGCTGCACATCATGGTGCGCATGTTTGAGCGGTAAGTAGCGAATCGATATGAATCACCATAATTAGTAAATAAAcatgaataatattttgcagTTATGGCAGTCCCACCAGTCTTGTTAGCGAAAAGTACCAGAAGTTTGCGGAATGGTATCTGCCAACCTTCAGCTCTGGCGTATTGGAAGTCCTGCTTAAGATCTTGGATCAATATCGCAATCGCGTCTATGTTTCGCCGCGTGTGCTCACAGATGTGCTGAACTATCTAAAAATAGCGtaagtttttaattgcaaatttaattgattagCCATTTGTTGattgtatatgtttttttatgtAGTGTGAGCCATGCTTACACCTGGAAGCTGATAAAGCCGCACATGGTGGCAGTTATTCAAGATGTCATATTCCCTATCATGTCATTTACCGACTCTGATCAGGAGCTGTGGGAAAGCGACCCCTACGAGTACATTCGCCTCAAGTTTGGTATGAGCTATAAATCGGAATGATTAGAAGAAGAAATGTGGATTCATAttatgcatttgcattgcagATATCTTTGAGGATTATGCTACTCCAGTGCCAGCTGCCCAATCTCTGTTGCATTCCGTTTGCAAAAAACGCAAAGGCATCTTGCCCAAGGCAATGAGCACcattatgcaaataattacCTCGCCCAATGCTGATAACAAGCA
This is a stretch of genomic DNA from Drosophila albomicans strain 15112-1751.03 chromosome 3, ASM965048v2, whole genome shotgun sequence. It encodes these proteins:
- the LOC117568288 gene encoding actin-related protein 3, giving the protein MTGRLPACVIDVGTGYSKLGFAGNKEPQFIIPSAIAIKESARVGDNNARRITKGIEDLDFFIGDEAFDATGYSIKYPVRHGLVEDWDLMERFLEQCVFKYLRAEPEDHYFLLTEPPLNTPENREYTAEIMFETFNVPGLYIAVQAVLALAASWASRSAEERTLTGIVVDSGDGVTHVIPVAEGYVIGSCIKHIPIAGRNITSFIQSLLREREVGIPPEQSLETAKAIKEKHCYICPDIAKEFAKYDTEPNKWIRNYTGLNTVTKQPFSVDVGYERFLGPEIFFHPEFSNPDFTIPLSEIVDNVIQNCPIDVRRPLYNNIVLSGGSTMFKDFGRRLQRDIKRSVDTRLRISENLSEGRIKPKPIDVQVITHHMQRYAVWFGGSMLASTPEFYQVCHTKAAYEEYGPSICRHNPVFGTMT